The genomic DNA ACCCGAATCCGATGAGTCGGAGTTCCTTGGATCCGATAGCCCCGTGACGTTTCGACCGTGACGACGGGCTCGACGCCGTTTACGTAGAACTTCGTCGCGGTGCGTGAGCCTTCGTCCGTTGCGACGTCGAGACCGAGGTCTTGCCACTGACTTCCGTTCACATCACCGAGTGAGGCGAGCCGCACGAGACCGCGCTCGGTCGGCACGAGGGACCCGCCCACCAGGCACCCCGTTGGCGCAAGAACACTTGTCTGGGCGTTTCGGTAGCCGTACGTCTCGCCGAGCTTGAGCGCCGTATTCCAGGCGTTGTGCGCCTCGTGGAGCATCTCCGGCGGGCAGAGCTGCTGGTCGATCGCGACCACCTTGTGGCTGACGTCCTCGAAGTCGTCCTTGCCGAGGGCAGCCCTACGGTGGTTGCGGATGACCCGCAGCATCGACTCGGCGTTCTCGGCGTACCTCGGGAACGGGCCGACCACCCCGGCCATCTCGGCGGACGTGGAATACGAGTGACCGGTGAGGATGGCGGTCATGGCCCCTGCGATGGCACGGCCCTCGTCGGAGTCGTAGGCGATGCCCATCTGCATGAGCAGCGAGCCGAGGTTGGCGTAGCCGAGGCCGAGCGTCCGGTAGTCGTAGCTCCCCTGGGCGATCGCCGCCGACGGGAAGTGGGCCATGGTCACCGAGATCTCGAGGACGATCGTCCACAACCTGATCGCATGCCGGTACGCCTCGAGGTCGTACCCGCCTGTGGCGGCGTCGTAGAACGTCACCAGGTTCAGGCTGGCCAGGTTGCACGCCGTGTTGTCGAGAAAGACGTATTCGGAGCAGTTGCTGACCAATGCACCGCCTGCGACGTAGGAGTGGTTGATCGGCTCCGTGAGGTTGTAGGTCGTCTCGAACCCGTCGAACCTCCTGCCGACCAGAGTGCTCCAGTCCTTCGAGGCGTAGCGCTTCGCCTCGACCATCAGCTGCTCGAGCCGGTCGCGCTTGCTCGGCAACGTGAAGCCGATGGCGGCGGCGAACCGTTCGAGAGATGTGCTCGTGACTCGCAGATCGTGCATCGGAATGCTCTCGTACGTCCGGTCCTCGCCGAGCTTCGTCGTGTACTCGAACCCTTGCGTGCCCCCAGCCCTTGTGCGGTAGATGCGGCCGCGGATGCCGAACGTGTCGAGCAGCTGTTGAACGTCACGCAGGAGGTCCTCGGAAGTGCTTCCGAGCCCTGCGTAGCGGCTTTTGTCGCCACGGTGGACGACGGTGCCGTCCGCATCGAACAGCCCCTGTAGGAAGGCGGCGACGATCGGCTTCGGGGCCTCGAAGATCGAGCACGGGACACGCTTGTGCGCCGACTTGGCTTGCGTCACGCCCAGAGACACGAGGAACTTGCGAATCGCGCCCCGGCTGACCCGCAGTTGGTATGTGCCGTTGGTCATGGCCGCCGGCTTCGGGGCCATCCCCCCGTTCATGGCCGTGAGCAACTCGGCATGGGCGAGCATTGCCGTCTGCTGCTCCTCACCGGATCCGTAGATCGTCGTTGCCATCTTGCCGGTCATCGAGCCGTCGCCGACCAGCCAACCGAGGTAGTGGGCGAAGTCCTCGGACCACTTCGCCGGGAGCTCCACCGCATAGCGGCGGGACGACCGAGCCTGGTACCACGAAGCCTCGCTGGAGACGGGGATGGACCAAGCTGCCATGCCGAAATCGACCGCTCGATCGAGCAGCCGGACCCGGTCCTCGGCGGTCAGCTCGTCGGCACGGACCCATCCGCGATTAGAGGTGAACAACCTGTGGTTCGGGGTCGTCCTGATAACCCGCCCGTCCGAGAACTCCAGCTTCACGATCTCGTTCGTGCCGGTGACCATGATCTGCGTCGGCCTGGAGAGCGAGACTGACTCGACCGGCGCATCCGGATGGGTCGCATCGTGGCTGTAGACCTCGAAGGACTCACCCTCGGCGGCACGCCTGACGAGGTCGCGAAACTGGATCAATCCCTTGTCGGTGGCAATGCGGGTCTCGCCGGTGAAGCACGGATTCGTTGCGTTGATCCGGCCGCCGGCCGGGCTGGTGTGCCACTCCTGGATGGTCGTGTCGAACTGCACGCCGGGATCGGCGCATTGCCAGGCTGCGTCGGCGACCTGGCGCCACAGGTCGCGCGCCTTGACGGTCTTCATCACGGATCCGTCCGTGCGCGCCGTGAGCTCCCAGTCCTGGTCGTTCAGCACGGCGTCGATGAACTCGTTCGAGAGACGAACCGAGTTGTTCGAGTTCTGGCCGGAAACGGTGGCGTACGCCTCGCCGTTGAAGTCGGATGAGTAGCCGGCGGCGACCAGCGCCCTGACCTTCTTCTCCTCTTCGGCCTTCCACCTGATGAAGGTCTCGATGTCGGGGTGGTCGACGTCGAGGATCACCATCTTCGCTGCCCGCCGGGTGGTGCCTCCGCTCTTGATGGCGCCGGCGGCGCGGTCGCCCACCTTGAGGAAGCTCATGAGTCCCGACGACTTTCCACCGCCGGAGAGCTGCTCGCCCTCGGCACGGATCTTCGAGAAGTTCGACCCGGTGCCCGAGCCCATCTTGAAGAGGCGAGCCTCGCGCACCCAGAGGTCCATGATCCCGCCCTCGTTGACGAGGTCGTCGTCGACGCTGTTGATGAAGCAGTTGTGAACCACGATTCCGTTGGCCACATACGACTCGTCGTCTTCGACTTGGAAGTTGTAGACCGTTCCATAGAAGGATTCGCGGTCGGTAGTTGCGACGAGGTCGACCGCTTGCGGTAGTTCCCCGCTCGCCGGATCGCCGGCGGCCACGACGTGATCGCCCGGCTGGATATCGGCGGCCACGACCCATTCCGGCGTCGCAGTCGTCGGCATGCCCGCCCTCACGGCCAGGACCGGGTGGTTCCCGGTAGCGGTGAGAGCCTTTGCTATGCGTCCGGTGATGCCGAGACGAACGAGGGACTCGTCGACCTGCCTCTGCATCACGTCCGAAACCCGCCGGTACCGGCCGTTGTGGGTCAAGACCTCGTCGCCGATCTCGATCTTCTCGATCGCCTTGATGCCGTCGCGTGTGGTGATCGTCGTTCCCGCCGGGAAGCAGGCGTGGGGGGCGGGCCTCGTGTATGAGTCGGGGGAGGGGAGGAGCTCCTCCGTGTCAGGATCGACGTACCAGAAGCCCTGCGGGGTGCCCTTGATGCCGTACATGTGGGCCAGGCCGGTGTTGAACCACTGCGGGGAGTTGGGGGCGGCCATCTGGTGGAGGAGCATGTAGGCGAGCTCGTCCTCGAAAGCGTCGGCGTCGCGATCGGAGGCGAAGTATCCGGATGTCTCACCCCAGGAGCGCCACGTGGCTGCGAGGCGCTTGATGACCTGGCGGGCGGAACCCTCGGGGCCGGTGAGCATCTTGCCGTCGTCGTCGAACGTGGGGTTGCCGCGCTCGTCGAGTTGCGGGACGCCGGCCTTGCGAAAGTACTTGGAGACCATGATGTCGGCCGCCACCTGGGACCAGCCTTCCGGGACCTCGGCGTCCTTCATCTCGAACACGATCGAACCGTCCGGATTCGAGATGCGGGAGTCCCGCCGACTCCACTGCACCGACTCGTAGACGTCCTCGCCCTCGCGGGTGAATTGACGCTCGACCCGAAGCCCCTTGCTCACGGCCTCGTCCATGGGTTTCTCCCTCCCAGCCGCTCCTGGCCTCCCGACCTCGGAGGATGCGGCTACTTTGTCCACAGATCCATCCACATGCACCACATCTAGTGGTTGGGAAGTCGACTAGGCCCTAGATGTCGCGGTGCGGAAGAGCGATCATAGTTACACAGGTGTAACTACGTCAAGGGTATTCACCCCACGACTCTTCTCGCCGCTTCGTCGAGGAAGTGGCCGCATTGAACGGCACCGGTTCCCACGCGATCAAGCCACGTCGCTGGATTTGTTTCGCGACGCCTCCCGAGTTTTCGCGCCCGCGGCGATCTCCTCGGCTGATGCAAGTCCCTCTTTCGAGGAACGGCAGCGTCACGCTCCGTTTCGGGAAATGGCACAGTGACGGCGATGGAACGGTCACCGGATGCGAGGTCGCTTCGATCACCCCGCACGTCCGTCATCCTGATCGCCGGGGCGACGGCCTGGAACGTGGCGCAGAATCGACTCCTCCCTCGCTGGTCGTACGTCCCGGGAAACGTGTGTGGGATCGGCCTGATCGCATACGCGGCGAGGCATGCCGGGATCAGTCGGGAACAACTCGGCATCGACTCGAGGCGGCCCGGTCGAGGCGCTCTCACCGGAGCCATGGTGGCGGGCGTGGCGGCAGGTGTGGTGTGGATCGGGGTCAGACTGCGTCCCGGACTGTTCGCAGACACCAGGGTGATCGGCACGAGACCGGCCTACGAGGTGCTCTTGCGGATCCCTGTCGGGACAGCCTCCTTCGAGGAGGTCCTGTTCCGCGGCCTGCTCCAGGCAGCCTGGGGCTCTGCCGGGTCGAGCACCGCTTTCGGCGCTTGGCACGTGCTCCCCACCTTGCAGACCGCCGCCGTCAACGGCCTCCCTCGGGCACCTTCGGCCGCCGCCGCAGTCGTGGTCACCGTCGCCGCCGGTCGGGCGCTTGCCTCCCTGCGGGCGCGGTACGGGCTGGTCGCCGCCGTCGTCGCCCACGCCGGGATCAACATCGCCGGCTACCTCGCGGCGCGAGCGGCATCGTCGAACCGGTAGCCCGCAGCGTTTCGTATCCTCGTCGTGACGGTGGCTTGGAGGAGACCGATGGGCCGATTCGAGCAACTCACGCGCCGGGCGTTCGTGAGGGATCTTGGCAAGGGGACCCTGGCGATCGCCGTGTTGGGGGTCGCCGCATGCTCCGAAGGCGGTGCCGGAGCGACGACCGCAGCGCCGGACGACGAAAGCGGCACGACCAGCCCTCCGACCGCCTCCCAGACCTCCACCACGACCACGATCGCACCGGCCACCACCGAACCGCCCGGCTCGACTCAGCCGGCAGGGGACGGCGTTGCCTGGGAGCGGGTCGATCTCGGGTTCGTGTCGGCATACCTGCTCGTCAGGGGCGCCGAGGCAGCGATCGTCGACACCGGCGTCGCCGGAAGCGTCGGCGCCATCGAGCAGGTGCTCGCCAGCATCGAGCTGAGCTGGGATGAGGTGGGCCACGTCGTGCTCACCCACCTCCACCCCGACCACATCGGAAGCCTCGGAGACGTGATGACCGCCGCCGACCAGGCACTCGGGTATGCCGGCGCCGAGGACATCTCGGCGATGGGGGCGTCGCCACGGCCGATCGAGGCGGTCGGGGATGGTGACACGGTGTTCGGCCTCGAGATCATCGAGACGCCGGGCCACACGCCCGGTCACATCTGCGTACTCGACCCGATCGGCGGCCTGCTCGTCGCGGGCGATGCGCTCAACGGCGGCGGGCCGGGCGTCCTCGGTCCCAACGCCGACTTCACTCCCGACATGGCGACCGCCAACGAGTCGGTGAAGAAGCTGGCCGACCTGCACTTCGACACGGTGGTGTTCGGCCACGGCGAGCCGATGATCGGTGGTGCGAGCGACCTGGTTGCGTCGCTCGCCGGCGAGCTCTGAACGGCCCGCGAGAATCAACCCCGTGGAACCGGCGAGGTCGTTTCGGGTCACGGTGGCTCCAGGCCCCGGTGGGCGGGTCCTGGTGCCGATCCCGTTCGATCCAGACGCAGCCTGGGGGCGGAAGGAACGCCATCACGTGTGCGGCACGGTGGAGGGGATGGGTGTGCGTGCTGTGGTGGAGCGCCTGGACGACGGTTGGGCGATCGCACTCGGGGCTGCGTGGCGCCGGGCGTGTGGCATCGGAGAGGGCGACGCCGTGCAGGTGTCGCTCGCGCCTGAGGGACCCCAGCGTGGAGACCTCCCCGACGACTTCCGTTTGGCACTCGAAGCGGCGCCCCGAGCCGGAGCCTTCTTCGATTCGCTGGCGCAGTTCTACCGCGTGGCTTACCTGCGCTGGATCTCCGCCACGAAACGGGATCCCGCCCTGCGGCGGCAGCGCATCTCAGAGGTCGTGGGCTTCTTGGAAGACGGCATCAAGCAGCGCCCGAGCACCTGAGTCCCGTTCAGACGGGGCGAACCCTGGTGGCGAGGGGTCGTGCGCCTCCCTCGATGGCTCGGAAGTGCACACGGCGGCCCGGGAACAGGTCGCTTGCGATCCCTCGCACGACGGAGGCGTCGACGAAGACGTCCGAGTCACCATCGCGTGAGATCAAGCCGAAGCCGCCTTCGGCGTCGTAGACCTTGATAGTGCCCGTCTGGTCGGTGCGTCTCCCGAAGATCGGCGTGGCGGAGATCCGCCCGATCGTCAGCGAGAACATCATCGTCAACAGGAGGAGTGCGAGCGGGAAGCCGAGAATGGGCAGCTGCTCGAGGCCTGCACGAGCCATCACCGCGAATGTCCGCGACAGGCTGTCCTGCAGCACGGGCGGAGGGGGGGCGTCCGGACCGCTCTCGGCTCCGACGACGTCGTCGTGGACGTCATCCGTGCCTCCGGGAGGCGCAACGCGGATACGCACGCCGGCCGTGGCGGCGTCGATGCCGTCCGTGACCTGGTAGACGAAGACGACCACTCCGACAAAGCCGTCTTCGGGCTGGTACACGACCGAACCATCCGGTCCGAGCGTCAGGTCACCGTCATCCGGGGGTGCCACGAGCGAGATGACCAGGGCGTCGCCATCGTCGTCCCAGTCGTTCGCCAGCACTCCCGGGCTCCCGACTTCGAGCGGGCCGGGCGCCACGAACACATACGTGTCATCGAGCGCGACGGGAGGAGCGTTCGAGGCCTTGACGTCGAACGTGACGGTGCCCTGTGCCGATGAGGAGCCGTCGGTGACGATGAAGCGGAGCGAGTCGCTGCCGACGGCGTCACCGGCGGTGTAGACGAGATCGGGTGCCCTTCCGGTCAGCGCCCCCGAGGCGGGAGCAAGATCGATCACATAGGCGAGGTGATCACCATCGGCGTCCGAGGCGTCGAGCGTGAACGAGATGGACTCGCCGGCGAGGACCGCCAAGTTCGACGAAGTGGCGACGGGAGGACGGTTCACGTTCTGCACGGTCCAGGTGATCGTCTCGGAGTCGCTGAGGGCAGGGATCCCGCCGTCACGGACGGTGAAGACGACCGTGTAGGGGCTTCTCGTGGCCCCTTCGAATGGCAGCGTCCCCGCTACGAGCCCGCCCGGCGAGATCTTGATGCCGGGGGGCAGCCCCGTCGCCGTGAACGTGAGTTGCTCGTGCGGCAGATCGGGATCGTCCGCCTGCAGGCGGAACGAGATACTCGCCCCCTCGACGTCGGCTCGATCCCCCGGGTCACCGATCATGGGCGGACCGTTGAGCCTCGGCACGTCGATGCGGACCCTCTGCTGATCGGAGAGGTTCGGCACGCCGTCGTCCGTCACCCGAACGATGATCTCGAACGTCGACCCGGCGTGGGTCGCCCCCGGCGTCCACGAGAAGAGCCCGTTTGCCGATCCGATGACCGCGCCGCTCGGAACGGGATCGCTCCCGGCTGCCAGGGAGTATCCGAGAGCGTCTCCGTCCGGGTCGGTGGCCGCCGCCGTGAAGCGGACCGACCCCGCTGCGCTCGGCGTCTGCGGTGGGATGGTCGCCAGTCTCGGCGCCCGGTTCGAAGTCGTGATCGACCACGAGAAAGTGCGGGTGGCGCTGCGTTGCGGAGATCCGTCGTCGGTGGCGGTCACAGTCGCCTCGTACGGACTGTCGAACACGGCGGACGGAGCGACGGTGCCGCCGATGATCCCCGTCGAGGAGTCGATCGCGAGCCCGGTCGGGAGGCCGGTCCCCGAGTACCTGACGACGTTCTCCGGGAGGTCGGGATCGGACGCCGAGACGGGGAGGCTGACGGAGTCGCCGACCCCGCTCGCCTGGCTGGCGATCGACGTGAGAAGGGGAGCTCGGTTGACTTCGCCGACGGTCACGGTGACCGAGGCCGTGTCTGAGCTCGGCGGGTCGGCCGAATCGGTGACCCTCGCAGTGAAGCTCGATGTCGCCGGGCCTTGCGCCTCTCCGGGGGTCCA from Acidimicrobiia bacterium includes the following:
- a CDS encoding YdeI/OmpD-associated family protein — encoded protein: MEPARSFRVTVAPGPGGRVLVPIPFDPDAAWGRKERHHVCGTVEGMGVRAVVERLDDGWAIALGAAWRRACGIGEGDAVQVSLAPEGPQRGDLPDDFRLALEAAPRAGAFFDSLAQFYRVAYLRWISATKRDPALRRQRISEVVGFLEDGIKQRPST
- a CDS encoding CPBP family intramembrane glutamic endopeptidase, which encodes MERSPDARSLRSPRTSVILIAGATAWNVAQNRLLPRWSYVPGNVCGIGLIAYAARHAGISREQLGIDSRRPGRGALTGAMVAGVAAGVVWIGVRLRPGLFADTRVIGTRPAYEVLLRIPVGTASFEEVLFRGLLQAAWGSAGSSTAFGAWHVLPTLQTAAVNGLPRAPSAAAAVVVTVAAGRALASLRARYGLVAAVVAHAGINIAGYLAARAASSNR
- a CDS encoding MBL fold metallo-hydrolase, encoding MGRFEQLTRRAFVRDLGKGTLAIAVLGVAACSEGGAGATTAAPDDESGTTSPPTASQTSTTTTIAPATTEPPGSTQPAGDGVAWERVDLGFVSAYLLVRGAEAAIVDTGVAGSVGAIEQVLASIELSWDEVGHVVLTHLHPDHIGSLGDVMTAADQALGYAGAEDISAMGASPRPIEAVGDGDTVFGLEIIETPGHTPGHICVLDPIGGLLVAGDALNGGGPGVLGPNADFTPDMATANESVKKLADLHFDTVVFGHGEPMIGGASDLVASLAGEL
- a CDS encoding LAGLIDADG family homing endonuclease, with amino-acid sequence MDEAVSKGLRVERQFTREGEDVYESVQWSRRDSRISNPDGSIVFEMKDAEVPEGWSQVAADIMVSKYFRKAGVPQLDERGNPTFDDDGKMLTGPEGSARQVIKRLAATWRSWGETSGYFASDRDADAFEDELAYMLLHQMAAPNSPQWFNTGLAHMYGIKGTPQGFWYVDPDTEELLPSPDSYTRPAPHACFPAGTTITTRDGIKAIEKIEIGDEVLTHNGRYRRVSDVMQRQVDESLVRLGITGRIAKALTATGNHPVLAVRAGMPTTATPEWVVAADIQPGDHVVAAGDPASGELPQAVDLVATTDRESFYGTVYNFQVEDDESYVANGIVVHNCFINSVDDDLVNEGGIMDLWVREARLFKMGSGTGSNFSKIRAEGEQLSGGGKSSGLMSFLKVGDRAAGAIKSGGTTRRAAKMVILDVDHPDIETFIRWKAEEEKKVRALVAAGYSSDFNGEAYATVSGQNSNNSVRLSNEFIDAVLNDQDWELTARTDGSVMKTVKARDLWRQVADAAWQCADPGVQFDTTIQEWHTSPAGGRINATNPCFTGETRIATDKGLIQFRDLVRRAAEGESFEVYSHDATHPDAPVESVSLSRPTQIMVTGTNEIVKLEFSDGRVIRTTPNHRLFTSNRGWVRADELTAEDRVRLLDRAVDFGMAAWSIPVSSEASWYQARSSRRYAVELPAKWSEDFAHYLGWLVGDGSMTGKMATTIYGSGEEQQTAMLAHAELLTAMNGGMAPKPAAMTNGTYQLRVSRGAIRKFLVSLGVTQAKSAHKRVPCSIFEAPKPIVAAFLQGLFDADGTVVHRGDKSRYAGLGSTSEDLLRDVQQLLDTFGIRGRIYRTRAGGTQGFEYTTKLGEDRTYESIPMHDLRVTSTSLERFAAAIGFTLPSKRDRLEQLMVEAKRYASKDWSTLVGRRFDGFETTYNLTEPINHSYVAGGALVSNCSEYVFLDNTACNLASLNLVTFYDAATGGYDLEAYRHAIRLWTIVLEISVTMAHFPSAAIAQGSYDYRTLGLGYANLGSLLMQMGIAYDSDEGRAIAGAMTAILTGHSYSTSAEMAGVVGPFPRYAENAESMLRVIRNHRRAALGKDDFEDVSHKVVAIDQQLCPPEMLHEAHNAWNTALKLGETYGYRNAQTSVLAPTGCLVGGSLVPTERGLVRLASLGDVNGSQWQDLGLDVATDEGSRTATKFYVNGVEPVVTVETSRGYRIQGTPTHRIRV
- a CDS encoding putative Ig domain-containing protein → MSRRSVAATLTLVIAALSAPVPPAAAVTNETYRDRFTEVSYSNNHGSAPWETSWQETPSNGPASGNIQIVAAARCAAVSCLRVGANGLVATDRIERQVDLEGAAEATLTFSYRRQDLKSGLLDGIGDGVNVQVFDGLTWHTVATYQFSGSDAADRQASFDISSWVDADTRVALQAFGVLARGYLFVDDVEIAATFGRVPVLVENLPDRTDAEGAAVSLVAEASDPDGGGITYTATGLPAGITIGSSSGVISGTLRYDGSLASPYNVVVTATDPNGDTVTDGFTWTVTNTNRAPTMDQGPPVSVPEMEQMSLVLSASDPDEAYGDSLTYSVSGAPAGLSVNPSTGRITWTPGEAQGPATSSFTARVTDSADPPSSDTASVTVTVGEVNRAPLLTSIASQASGVGDSVSLPVSASDPDLPENVVRYSGTGLPTGLAIDSSTGIIGGTVAPSAVFDSPYEATVTATDDGSPQRSATRTFSWSITTSNRAPRLATIPPQTPSAAGSVRFTAAATDPDGDALGYSLAAGSDPVPSGAVIGSANGLFSWTPGATHAGSTFEIIVRVTDDGVPNLSDQQRVRIDVPRLNGPPMIGDPGDRADVEGASISFRLQADDPDLPHEQLTFTATGLPPGIKISPGGLVAGTLPFEGATRSPYTVVFTVRDGGIPALSDSETITWTVQNVNRPPVATSSNLAVLAGESISFTLDASDADGDHLAYVIDLAPASGALTGRAPDLVYTAGDAVGSDSLRFIVTDGSSSAQGTVTFDVKASNAPPVALDDTYVFVAPGPLEVGSPGVLANDWDDDGDALVISLVAPPDDGDLTLGPDGSVVYQPEDGFVGVVVFVYQVTDGIDAATAGVRIRVAPPGGTDDVHDDVVGAESGPDAPPPPVLQDSLSRTFAVMARAGLEQLPILGFPLALLLLTMMFSLTIGRISATPIFGRRTDQTGTIKVYDAEGGFGLISRDGDSDVFVDASVVRGIASDLFPGRRVHFRAIEGGARPLATRVRPV